AATTggaaaatagaaattaaaaatattctggGCTCTTTAATGAATGAAGAGCAATGGTTGCTAAGTGAAATCAAAAACACTAAACCAGATTTTAATGCTGAAACAGACATCTTAGATGCAGAAATTGAATCAAACAATGTTATTTGGAAGAGAAGTATTTCATTAGAAAAGATTCATAGAAaagatcattttaaaatatataatttaaaatctgatgaaaattatttttcagacAAAATCATTATCAAACTATCATTCTTGAATAGAAACAGCATTTACTTAGAGGGAATTGAGTGTCAATTTGAAGGAAGTctagaaaattttattgttccaGTACACAAAGAACTAAAATTAGGAGcaaatgaattatatttctgcatcaaaacaaaatatcagaaaaaaaaaacattttttaataaagaaaatgctGGAACAAAGGATGTTATGTTGAGAAATCTTCAAAGTATTGTTTTTAAGAGACTTATATTGCAGTCAAACAAAAGCTAcagtttgaaaaatattaagatgGTTTATTTGagcaaagaaaataattttaaaattttaaacatccTTAAGGATGTTAAATATGATGTTTACATTCTACAATTTGATAAAGAAACAAAGATTATAGCATCATTGATTTTCAATGTATCAAACCTTCACTATGTATTCTTTGAAAAAGAGgaaaaaaaacgatttattAGTTACGAGTTGTGTGATGggtattttgaaaaaattgaattataagATCAttgaatttagttttattaaatcaaaagagATCACCCCATGACCGAAGCAGAAAAGGTTGACGAAATTGAACTAAGTGACGATTCTTCTGAAATACATCCTAATATAGATGAGAAGAGTTATAAAAAATGGAGAAGACAGATAAGAGAGGAGGAGAAGTCAAGGAATAGAGCTAGGTTAAAGGAGTTAAAAGAAAAGACGGATATTTCACAGGAAGAATCTGACGAGATACAGAAACTTGAGAAGGCGTTAAAACCTCACTTTATTTCTAAATCTGACGGTGGTTTTAGAATTTCTAGTGGATGTGAGAATGAGAGTGAAGACATCGATTATTCCGAAGAGCTGCTAAGCTTGGTTAAAGATAGTtctttaactaattttatcgatataatttcatattctCGTTTGGATTTGGATAAGTTTGAagattttgtattgtttaatttgaGCGAGAACATTAAGGAAGGTAACGATGATGTAGGATTGATTTTAAGCAAAGTATCTCTGTATTTAGGATATGTCAAGAATAGCGGCAGGTTATTCGTAAATAGACTGTGCGATGAGTTACAGATTCCTGATAAGAAAGTTTTATTTGAGGAGGATGTAAAGAAGTACTACTGTGAATCTAAGGATGCTATTTTGGCGTTACAGAAGAATTAAATGTgattatttatctaattattttGCTCTTGTTAAATTTGGGATTATGATACCGATTATTCGTttagattttttcttatttgtaGCTTAATAGGTGTTTAACCTTTTTATCTTTTACAGAAGATGAGTGAGGGCTTTTCTAAGTTTTAggaaattcatatatttaatccTGTCTTTGTTTCTGCATACATTCTtcgaaaaactaaatttttacgagacttttgttaatttatagattaatATGAACAGATCTCTTTTACGAACAAAACTtttccataaaatatattttattaaatgttttgtattcCTATCTTACATCAGTGTTAAAAAGATATCTTAAACAAACTAAAGCATTAAAAAAGCTAATAATTTTTTACCAATTTATTAGTTAAGCTCTTAAATTAGGCTTAAGTTTTGTGGTTgcactaattttattttatgacatgCGATTCATAAAATTTCGATAGTAGAATAGAATAGGTCTGTTTctgtaaaaaagttttatttaaatcaaaatttttagAACTTAGAAAACTTTCTTTTACATTACACATAAGAAATTTCAGAGGTTTCGGTATTTTCGACAAAGAAAAAATGaggcaataatttttaaaggttGTGTATCATTCAAAACTAACAGGGAGTCTaatcattttgtatataaaaattaacagtagtttttatatcttatttcaaagtacttttaaagaagttgttttatgaaatgtttaaagaccttgtaaaatgtattatattttttcttattacaaaATGATATCTCAAGATACTTATTCTACAAGctgtaaaaatattgacttttaaagtttttaatcacCCCAATGTCagatataaatgattttatttcaaatctttCGATTGAGAAGACACATCAGAATATCTATACAAAAGACGAGGCTAGATTTTTGTACCAGAGCAATTACAGAAATCGTATTCTTAAGGAATTGGAAATACGAGAGGTTCAGAATAAGGttagaaacaaaattttaaaaaaagaggaTGGAGGTAAAGTTgatatcttattttataagagTAAAGTTTCAGATGATCTATCAATAAATGATATGAGCAATCTTTTGAGTGATTTTAGTTCTTCTGAAAACGAAGAAATAGAGATAAACTCCGAGGTTGAGAATTTgaagtttagtaaaaaaagtaCGACTTTGGGAAAGTCTAAGTATATTGATGTTGAAGCTGAATATTCTGGAGACAGTGTTTGTGAAGAAGAAAGTAATGGAGAAGAGGACTTATCTTCTTTTGTTGACAATGAAGAATATAGTGACATGGAAACCTTTAAGTTGTACTatgaagagaaaaaaaatgaagGTGAGGTTGTATTGAGGAAGCTAAAAGATAAATTCgggaagaaaaaaaataaattaataaaaaaccagTGTACAGATATTAACATTCCTTCCGATTCATCTGAGGACATTGGTTTTTCTGAACTAGATGTTGAATACGAACCTCTCAgagcagaaaagaaaacttttagtTTCTTAAGTGAAGAAGAAAAGAAAGTAGATGCGAACAGTCtttcaattacttttaataatttagattatgtaggtaaaaaattcaaaaaaaaggaagaacaatttaaatttaaggatTGAAATTATGTTCCTTACTCTCATATATGAATTTCTAAGTTTGATGATAAATGttgaatataacttttttatcatttttccTATTgctttgtattataataaatgaacagcccttaaaatagaaataaatacttttaatgaaGGATCTTGTAAACGGTATAAAACGCCGAGCCTATTAAAACTAAGTTATTTTCGGTGGAGTAAGTTATATCACTCTGAATTCCTAAGTATCTTAGAAAATCAATAGTCATTTCAATAAACTCATCACAATCTTCTTTATCATTAAATCCTGAcccatttaaaattatttcccaCTGTTCCTGttcttttatagaaattacgGCTGCCAGCAAGGAAACCAAAATCTGCTTAGACCTAATCGATAGTATTCTATAATATTCATGTTCGGGTGCGTTTGTATTTTTAGCTATCTCttgaatgttatttttatcaatattccTAAATCCTAAGTTTCTTTTCTTTGAGATCCTGTTTAGCAGGGGAATTCTACAGCCGTTGGCAGCAATTGTATCTAGAAAATTAATAGTTACACCAGAAGACTTCATTTCTTTTAAGATTTCTTGTTCCTCGGGAAGCGTTTTCATTTCAGGGACAAAAGCACCCCATTCagaattgtaaacatatttattaccgTTTGCTTCAAAAGAAAAGGCGGCATTTGTTCCAGTGCCAAGGATTATTGCCACACTATTACTTGACTCTTTAGATTTGCTGTAGAAGTAGTTTGCAACAGCATCATTCAGGACACTCTTGATCTGCAGACCACGTTTAAGGCACTTATTTGCACCtgagtatttattttctaacaaataaagaatagAATCATTTATGCTTGTCATTATCTCATGACTCAAGGATTCTTCCttttcaaaacaaaagaactTTGTAAAGGCACATGGAAAGACTTGATCACCCTTATAACAAATTGGATAagaaaagacaatactacagAAATCAGGGGTAATATCATTCTTCTTTACATAGCTGACAAGCTTTTCTGCAGCCCAGTCGTGccagtatttttcttttatattctttTCGTTCCTTGGATACTCGATTTCTACAGTGTTAACTACCCTGTAGTCTACAATAGCACCCtcattaaaatctatttctaTTTGAGCTATCTTAAAGTATGTACCTCCCATGTCTAGAACAATGATCCTTACGTcagttaagtttttattgaatttatgaGGTTCCACATCCTGGACAAGATATTCTAGATTTTTATCTaagtctttttttatattaccgATATCACCAGAAATCTTTTTGAAATACTCATCCTTGATCTTTTCCATCTGTGATTTATCTAATGATTCGATCTTATCTAAAGTATGAGCTAAGCATATCAAAAATAGTAATCTTTGAGCAATATTCATCCttacgaaataattttttctttaaatattttttaatttatttaaacaaacaaatacttaattaatttttaaatacgaaattaaaatcAAGGAGAAGAATAGGAATctattaaatgataataaactatctagttctaattttaaataacaaaatgatattttaatatagtagaaaatagtttttaaatttaatttaagtcaaaggttttaataattatttaaaagaaaatgataGCTCATTTTCTAAAATCTATTACTTGAAATGAGTTTATTAAGATTACTTTATCACTTTCTCTAACATCATAGTATTTGATAACAGTTAACAGTACTAATATCTCCAACTAGAACTTATAATCTGGTCTAAGATCAATATAAATGattggtattttaattaattaaaatattaaatgtattctccttaaaaatttattcatgtacaattaaaaaatcatttaattgcTAAGAATAGAAAAGATATAAGAACATGATAAACAATAGAAATTTTCTTTATCTCTAAAGTTTACATCAGTCccttttaaaaaactttatgatTTAGAAAATCTTTCGTAGGAATTTTAGGTgagacaaaaaa
Above is a genomic segment from Pieris brassicae chromosome W unlocalized genomic scaffold, ilPieBrab1.1 SUPER_W_unloc_1, whole genome shotgun sequence containing:
- the LOC123719053 gene encoding uncharacterized protein LOC123719053 — encoded protein: MTEAEKVDEIELSDDSSEIHPNIDEKSYKKWRRQIREEEKSRNRARLKELKEKTDISQEESDEIQKLEKALKPHFISKSDGGFRISSGCENESEDIDYSEELLSLVKDSSLTNFIDIISYSRLDLDKFEDFVLFNLSENIKEGNDDVGLILSKVSLYLGYVKNSGRLFVNRLCDELQIPDKKVLFEEDVKKYYCESKDAILALQKN
- the LOC123719054 gene encoding uncharacterized protein LOC123719054 — encoded protein: MNIAQRLLFLICLAHTLDKIESLDKSQMEKIKDEYFKKISGDIGNIKKDLDKNLEYLVQDVEPHKFNKNLTDVRIIVLDMGGTYFKIAQIEIDFNEGAIVDYRVVNTVEIEYPRNEKNIKEKYWHDWAAEKLVSYVKKNDITPDFCSIVFSYPICYKGDQVFPCAFTKFFCFEKEESLSHEIMTSINDSILYLLENKYSGANKCLKRGLQIKSVLNDAVANYFYSKSKESSNSVAIILGTGTNAAFSFEANGNKYVYNSEWGAFVPEMKTLPEEQEILKEMKSSGVTINFLDTIAANGCRIPLLNRISKKRNLGFRNIDKNNIQEIAKNTNAPEHEYYRILSIRSKQILVSLLAAVISIKEQEQWEIILNGSGFNDKEDCDEFIEMTIDFLRYLGIQSDITYSTENNLVLIGSAFYTVYKILH